A window of Deinococcus arcticus contains these coding sequences:
- the thpR gene encoding RNA 2',3'-cyclic phosphodiesterase gives MVGVKVKAAPRRPAPPRDTAPPAAHKPSTLRLFYALKVPADLAPALQGAQGKLRGNWRAVPADQFHVTLAYLPAVPPERVDDLKRLGTRLTQGLAPLHLKLRGTGYFPNEGSPRVWFVKVEGEGLNELAAALREGLNELGVKTDDLPFKAHVTLARKKGPAPRVPPLLFPQGWQAAQVTLFRSILRKTGPIHDTVSTFRLRGAPAPAPDAAPSAPAPRAQETL, from the coding sequence ATGGTCGGCGTGAAGGTCAAAGCTGCCCCCCGCCGCCCGGCGCCCCCCCGGGACACTGCTCCGCCCGCCGCCCACAAGCCCAGCACCCTGCGTCTGTTCTACGCCCTGAAGGTGCCCGCCGATCTGGCCCCGGCCCTGCAAGGCGCCCAGGGTAAGCTGCGCGGCAACTGGCGCGCGGTGCCCGCCGATCAGTTTCATGTGACCCTGGCGTACCTGCCAGCAGTGCCGCCCGAACGCGTGGATGACCTGAAGCGTCTGGGGACCCGGCTGACCCAGGGCCTTGCCCCACTGCACCTGAAGCTGCGCGGCACCGGCTACTTTCCCAACGAAGGCAGCCCCCGCGTGTGGTTTGTGAAGGTGGAGGGCGAGGGCCTGAACGAGCTGGCCGCCGCCCTGCGCGAGGGCCTGAACGAGCTGGGCGTGAAGACCGACGACCTGCCCTTCAAGGCCCACGTGACCCTGGCGCGCAAGAAGGGCCCGGCGCCGCGCGTGCCGCCCCTGCTGTTCCCGCAGGGCTGGCAGGCTGCGCAGGTCACGCTGTTCCGCTCCATTCTGCGCAAGACCGGCCCCATTCACGACACGGTCAGCACCTTCCGTCTGCGCGGCGCTCCTGCGCCCGCACCCGATGCCGCCCCCTCTGCCCCTGCCCCCCGTGCCCAGGAGACCCTATGA
- a CDS encoding CinA family nicotinamide mononucleotide deamidase-related protein: MPIAEIISVGTELLFGEIVDSNAAFLARELAGRGVTLHRKSVLGDNLHRLKDAIHTALGRADLLLLGGGLGPTDDDLTREAIAAALQETPEVDPHLLATLRGLFESRGRAMPEINRKQAWLIPSAEALPNPVGTAPGWFVRTVWEGKDRLIVALPGPPREMHRMWREQVLPRLPLPGAALLHTTLHTQGIGESNVAELLGDLTRQANPSVATYARRTGVDVRVAASAPTEAQAQALLNPVREQVRAALKKWTWGEDDQTLPGAVQAALGSRTLGVIEAGSGGVLCTLLADQRGFLDAAVTQDHRRLITLGLTPVTLHDQGLYSEQAARELAAGAREHLGAQVGLAVVACTAGEGTGQTHAALDTGEGEARTFSLNWPGDAAQVRDRAAVWALGLALRGLRPGGWSA; encoded by the coding sequence ATGCCTATAGCAGAAATTATCAGTGTAGGAACAGAACTGCTGTTCGGCGAAATTGTTGACAGCAACGCGGCGTTCCTGGCCCGTGAACTGGCCGGGCGCGGCGTGACCCTGCACCGCAAGTCTGTGCTGGGCGACAACCTGCACCGCCTCAAAGACGCCATTCACACGGCCCTGGGCCGCGCTGACCTGCTGCTGCTGGGCGGCGGCCTGGGCCCCACCGACGACGACCTGACGCGCGAGGCGATTGCCGCCGCGCTGCAGGAAACCCCCGAAGTCGACCCCCACCTCCTGGCCACGCTGCGCGGGCTGTTCGAGTCGCGTGGCCGCGCCATGCCCGAGATCAACCGCAAGCAGGCGTGGCTGATTCCCTCGGCCGAGGCCCTGCCCAACCCGGTGGGCACCGCGCCGGGCTGGTTTGTCCGCACCGTCTGGGAGGGCAAAGACCGGCTGATCGTGGCCCTGCCCGGCCCACCCCGGGAGATGCACAGGATGTGGCGCGAGCAGGTGCTGCCCCGTCTGCCGCTGCCGGGCGCCGCGCTGCTGCACACCACCCTTCATACCCAGGGAATTGGCGAAAGCAACGTGGCGGAGCTGCTGGGCGACCTGACCCGGCAGGCCAACCCCAGCGTGGCCACCTATGCCCGCCGCACTGGCGTGGACGTGCGCGTGGCCGCCAGCGCCCCCACCGAAGCCCAGGCCCAGGCCCTGCTGAACCCTGTGCGCGAGCAGGTGCGCGCGGCGCTGAAAAAGTGGACCTGGGGCGAGGACGACCAGACCCTGCCGGGCGCGGTGCAGGCCGCCCTGGGCAGCCGCACGCTGGGCGTCATTGAAGCGGGCAGCGGCGGCGTGCTGTGTACCCTGCTGGCCGACCAGCGCGGTTTTCTGGACGCCGCTGTCACCCAGGACCACCGCCGCCTGATCACGCTGGGCCTGACCCCGGTCACCCTGCACGATCAGGGCCTGTACAGCGAGCAGGCCGCGCGGGAACTGGCGGCGGGCGCCCGTGAACACCTGGGTGCCCAGGTGGGGCTGGCGGTGGTGGCCTGCACCGCTGGCGAGGGCACCGGACAGACCCACGCGGCGCTGGACACCGGCGAGGGCGAGGCGCGCACCTTTAGCCTGAACTGGCCCGGCGACGCGGCGCAGGTGCGCGACCGGGCGGCAGTCTGGGCCCTGGGGCTTGCCCTGCGGGGCCTGCGGCCCGGAGGATGGTCGGCGTGA
- a CDS encoding GNAT family N-acetyltransferase, translating into MPTPHLLDLPPTDPRVQALMNAQQRELRELYQDTDERTEPFDPLTLSGEGCVLLAAEEGGKLLACGALKRWDRDSAEVKRMYTVPGARGCGLGRALLHELIARGRAAGYRRLVLETGDQQAAALALYERAGFRRIPNFGYYEGMDNSLCYELPLQDT; encoded by the coding sequence ATGCCCACCCCTCACCTGCTGGACCTTCCGCCCACCGACCCGCGCGTGCAGGCCCTGATGAACGCCCAGCAGCGCGAACTGCGCGAGCTGTACCAGGACACCGATGAGCGCACCGAGCCCTTTGACCCCCTGACCCTGAGCGGCGAGGGCTGCGTGCTGCTGGCCGCCGAGGAAGGCGGAAAGCTGCTGGCCTGCGGGGCGCTGAAACGCTGGGACAGGGACTCGGCCGAGGTCAAACGCATGTACACCGTGCCCGGAGCGCGGGGGTGCGGCCTGGGGCGGGCGCTGCTGCACGAACTGATTGCCCGGGGCCGCGCGGCGGGTTACCGCCGCCTGGTGCTGGAAACTGGCGATCAGCAGGCCGCCGCACTGGCCCTGTACGAGCGCGCGGGCTTTCGCCGTATTCCCAACTTCGGCTACTACGAGGGCATGGACAACAGCCTGTGCTACGAGCTGCCGCTGCAGGACACCTGA
- the ilvA gene encoding threonine ammonia-lyase, biosynthetic — protein MTRAPQPQDLTASDVLRLALTGKVYGAAIETPLSEAPRLSARTGSRVLLKREDQQPIFSFKLRGAYNKMAQLSAAERQQGVICASAGNHAQGVAYAAQQLGLRAVIVMPATTPEIKVAACRARGAEVVLFGDSFSDAETHAYALQAARGLTFVHPYDDPLVLAGQGTVALELLRQLDTEGPVTVFVPVGGGGLIAGVAGVLAALRPDIRVVGVEPEDSDAMYQSVQAGERVRLSEVGIFVDGVAVKQVGAYTFELARRHVHDWVRVTTDEVCAAIKDVFDDTRAVMEPAGALAVAGLKRFAAQHELRGHTLVALTCGANVNFDRLRHVAERAEIGEQREAILAVTIPEQPGAFRAFIEVVGKRAITEFNYRYAPRAQAQIFVGVQLAGAHERAALRGDLEARGYPVLDLTGDELAKVHVRHMVGGRAPEAAFERVYSFTFPERPGALLDFLTQLHGRWNISLFHYRNHGSAHGRVLAGLQVPPDDEAAFGAFLAGVGYPATDMTANPAYRLFLT, from the coding sequence ATGACCAGAGCCCCCCAACCCCAAGACCTGACCGCCAGCGACGTGCTGCGCCTCGCCCTGACCGGCAAGGTGTACGGCGCGGCCATTGAGACCCCCCTGAGCGAGGCCCCGCGCCTGAGTGCGCGTACCGGCAGCCGCGTGCTGCTCAAGCGTGAGGATCAGCAGCCCATCTTTTCCTTCAAGCTGCGCGGGGCCTACAACAAGATGGCGCAGCTGAGTGCCGCCGAGCGCCAGCAGGGCGTGATCTGCGCCTCGGCGGGCAACCACGCGCAGGGAGTGGCCTACGCCGCGCAGCAGCTGGGCCTGCGGGCGGTGATCGTGATGCCCGCCACCACGCCGGAGATCAAGGTGGCCGCCTGCCGCGCCCGCGGCGCCGAGGTGGTGCTGTTCGGAGACTCCTTTAGCGACGCTGAAACCCACGCCTACGCCCTGCAGGCGGCGCGCGGCCTGACCTTCGTGCACCCCTACGACGATCCCCTGGTGCTGGCTGGCCAGGGCACGGTGGCCCTGGAACTGCTGCGGCAGCTGGACACCGAGGGGCCGGTGACGGTCTTTGTGCCGGTGGGCGGCGGCGGCTTGATTGCCGGGGTGGCGGGCGTGCTGGCGGCCCTGCGCCCGGACATCCGGGTGGTGGGGGTGGAGCCCGAAGACAGCGACGCCATGTACCAGTCGGTGCAGGCAGGCGAGCGGGTGCGGCTCTCGGAGGTGGGCATTTTCGTGGATGGCGTGGCAGTCAAGCAGGTGGGCGCCTACACCTTTGAACTGGCGCGGCGCCACGTGCACGACTGGGTGCGCGTGACCACCGACGAGGTGTGCGCGGCCATCAAGGACGTGTTCGACGACACCCGCGCTGTGATGGAGCCGGCCGGGGCGCTGGCGGTGGCGGGGCTCAAACGCTTCGCCGCACAGCACGAACTGCGCGGGCACACCCTGGTGGCCCTGACCTGCGGCGCCAACGTGAACTTTGACCGCCTGCGCCACGTGGCCGAGCGCGCCGAGATCGGCGAGCAGCGCGAGGCCATCCTGGCCGTGACCATTCCCGAGCAGCCCGGCGCCTTCCGGGCCTTTATTGAGGTGGTGGGCAAGCGGGCCATCACCGAATTCAACTACCGCTACGCGCCCCGCGCCCAGGCACAGATTTTCGTGGGGGTGCAGCTGGCCGGCGCCCACGAACGCGCCGCCCTGCGCGGCGACCTGGAAGCGCGCGGCTACCCGGTGCTGGACCTCACCGGCGACGAACTGGCCAAGGTGCATGTGCGGCACATGGTGGGCGGGCGGGCACCCGAGGCGGCGTTTGAGCGCGTCTATTCGTTCACCTTTCCCGAACGCCCCGGCGCCCTGCTGGATTTTCTGACCCAGCTGCACGGCCGCTGGAACATCAGCCTCTTTCACTACCGCAACCACGGCAGCGCCCACGGCCGGGTGCTGGCGGGCCTGCAGGTGCCCCCGGACGACGAGGCGGCCTTCGGGGCCTTCCTGGCCGGCGTGGGCTACCCCGCCACCGACATGACCGCCAATCCCGCCTACCGCCTGTTTCTGACCTGA
- a CDS encoding HpcH/HpaI aldolase/citrate lyase family protein, translating into MSAEAPLAARPWRSVLYVPGDKPRALDKARTLGADAVILDLEDAVAPEHKASAREHVRAALAQPWPVPVLLRLNAPGTPWHEDDLALAAHPALGGVVLPKVEAPPTLAGPQPVLHPVWAMIETPLGVLNAAAIAAAPGVAGLIAGANDLARALRTRPHPGRAPLLHALSAVVLAARACGRVPLDAVYNDVRDPEGFARECAQGRALGFAGKTVIHPGQIEPAHAAYGVGEAEADTARALVAAWNVARAAGQSVATFQGALVEQMHVDEAQETLALWAAQGKR; encoded by the coding sequence GTGAGCGCTGAGGCCCCTCTCGCTGCGCGCCCCTGGCGCTCGGTGCTGTATGTGCCGGGCGACAAGCCGCGCGCCCTGGACAAGGCCCGGACCCTGGGAGCCGACGCCGTGATCCTGGACCTGGAAGACGCTGTGGCCCCCGAACACAAGGCCAGCGCCCGCGAGCACGTGCGCGCCGCTCTGGCCCAGCCCTGGCCGGTGCCGGTGCTGCTGCGCCTGAATGCCCCTGGCACCCCCTGGCACGAGGACGATCTGGCCCTGGCCGCGCACCCGGCCCTTGGAGGCGTGGTGCTGCCCAAGGTGGAGGCGCCGCCCACACTGGCCGGGCCGCAGCCTGTCTTGCACCCTGTCTGGGCCATGATCGAAACGCCCCTGGGGGTGCTGAACGCCGCCGCGATTGCCGCCGCGCCCGGGGTGGCCGGCCTGATCGCCGGAGCGAATGATCTGGCCCGCGCCCTGCGCACCCGGCCCCACCCTGGCCGGGCGCCACTGCTGCACGCCCTGAGCGCGGTGGTGCTGGCCGCCCGCGCCTGCGGCCGGGTGCCCCTGGACGCGGTGTACAACGACGTGCGCGACCCCGAAGGCTTCGCGCGGGAGTGCGCGCAGGGCCGCGCCCTGGGCTTTGCGGGCAAAACCGTGATTCACCCCGGCCAGATTGAGCCTGCCCACGCCGCCTACGGGGTGGGCGAGGCCGAGGCCGACACCGCCCGCGCGCTTGTTGCCGCCTGGAACGTGGCCCGCGCCGCCGGCCAGAGCGTGGCCACCTTTCAGGGGGCCCTGGTGGAGCAGATGCATGTGGACGAGGCCCAGGAGACGCTGGCGCTCTGGGCGGCGCAGGGAAAGCGCTAG
- a CDS encoding RIO1 family regulatory kinase/ATPase domain-containing protein, translated as MSAQRQTPWMTQDDFWDDANEPQDRIRRPRKKPAGRRALADLTAEDSDLQDDIIRRLKDLGHITEVVAELKSGKEATAYVARGPRGSVLLKLYRDLEARSFKNDAVYRAGQVILDARAKRAMEGRTRKGLAMLQEGWVNAEYAHLWQLWHAGLPVPEPLVGPHPFEYAQTTPAVLMRLIGTEDQIAPRLSDAALSPQQAQSAWDQSVRGMADLLRLGYAHGDYSTYNLLWWEDTVTIIDFPQLTTRQNPHFHDLLARDAQSLVTSFRKHGIQADAQSTLREVQRRALGPAPTPRLLLP; from the coding sequence ATGAGCGCCCAGCGACAGACACCGTGGATGACCCAGGATGATTTCTGGGACGATGCCAACGAGCCGCAAGACCGCATTCGCCGCCCCCGCAAGAAGCCGGCGGGCCGCCGCGCCCTGGCCGACCTGACGGCCGAAGACAGCGACCTGCAAGACGACATCATTCGCCGCCTGAAAGACCTGGGCCACATCACCGAAGTGGTGGCCGAGCTCAAAAGCGGCAAGGAAGCCACCGCCTACGTGGCGCGCGGCCCCCGGGGCAGCGTGCTGCTCAAGCTCTACCGCGACCTGGAAGCCCGCTCTTTCAAGAACGACGCCGTGTACCGCGCCGGGCAGGTGATTCTGGACGCCCGCGCCAAGCGGGCCATGGAAGGCCGCACCCGCAAGGGCCTGGCCATGCTGCAAGAGGGCTGGGTGAACGCCGAGTACGCCCACCTGTGGCAGCTGTGGCACGCGGGCCTGCCGGTCCCCGAACCCCTGGTGGGGCCGCATCCCTTCGAGTACGCCCAGACCACCCCCGCCGTGTTGATGCGTCTGATTGGCACCGAAGACCAGATTGCCCCGCGCCTGAGTGACGCTGCCCTGAGCCCCCAGCAAGCCCAGAGCGCCTGGGACCAGAGCGTGCGTGGTATGGCCGATCTGCTGCGGCTGGGGTACGCCCACGGCGACTACAGCACCTACAACCTTCTCTGGTGGGAGGACACCGTGACCATCATCGATTTTCCCCAGCTCACCACGCGCCAGAACCCCCATTTTCACGACCTGCTGGCCAGAGACGCCCAGAGCCTCGTGACCAGCTTCCGCAAGCACGGCATTCAGGCCGACGCCCAGAGCACCCTGCGCGAGGTGCAGCGCCGCGCCCTGGGCCCGGCGCCGACTCCCCGGCTGCTGCTGCCGTGA
- a CDS encoding ABC transporter substrate-binding protein — protein MRRAAFLLLGLLASSAAAQRTVNIGLGYNPDVQFTPFYVADKLGYFGAEGLKVTYQHGYVSQLLPLLLQGKLDFVVGDPEDAIFARNQGADVRYVMTMYQKNPVTVFSLKPLNTVQDLRGLTVGLPGPFGSSYHAIQALLDSADLQEGRDVRLSSIGFTQVDAVRAGRVDAAVGYANNDVLQLARTSGRRVYTLDVTGAYPMVGVGLIGSGKSLQGDLARKVVRAAQRGLKFTVADPARAFRLAQPVFGSSGSLDVLRASVPLMTGPYTQSNGIGAMNPAAWTKAVAALVKQGKLPASARATDYYTNTFISKTLK, from the coding sequence ATGAGACGCGCCGCCTTCCTGCTGCTGGGCCTGCTGGCCAGCTCTGCCGCCGCGCAGCGCACGGTGAACATTGGGCTGGGCTACAACCCCGACGTGCAGTTCACGCCCTTTTACGTGGCCGACAAACTGGGCTATTTCGGGGCCGAGGGCCTGAAGGTGACCTACCAACACGGCTACGTTTCGCAGCTACTGCCCCTGCTGCTGCAGGGCAAGCTGGATTTCGTGGTGGGCGACCCCGAAGACGCCATCTTCGCGCGCAACCAGGGCGCGGACGTGCGCTACGTGATGACCATGTACCAGAAAAACCCGGTGACGGTGTTCAGCCTGAAGCCGCTGAATACGGTGCAGGACCTCAGGGGCCTGACGGTTGGCCTGCCCGGCCCCTTCGGCAGTTCCTACCACGCCATTCAGGCCCTGCTGGACAGCGCGGACCTGCAGGAAGGCAGGGACGTGCGCCTGAGCAGCATCGGCTTTACCCAGGTGGACGCCGTGCGCGCCGGGCGGGTAGACGCCGCCGTGGGCTACGCCAACAACGACGTGCTGCAACTGGCCCGCACCAGCGGCCGGCGCGTGTACACCCTGGATGTCACGGGCGCCTACCCCATGGTGGGCGTGGGCCTGATTGGCAGCGGCAAGAGCCTGCAGGGCGACCTCGCCCGGAAGGTGGTCCGCGCCGCGCAGCGTGGCCTGAAATTCACGGTGGCCGACCCCGCGCGCGCCTTCCGGCTGGCGCAGCCGGTGTTTGGCAGCAGCGGCAGCCTGGACGTGCTGCGCGCCAGCGTGCCGCTGATGACCGGGCCGTATACGCAGAGCAACGGCATTGGGGCCATGAATCCAGCGGCGTGGACCAAGGCGGTGGCGGCGCTGGTCAAGCAGGGCAAGCTGCCCGCCAGCGCCAGGGCCACCGATTACTACACCAACACCTTCATCAGCAAAACGCTGAAGTAA
- a CDS encoding HD domain-containing phosphohydrolase, whose product MTMADVSGNFAELTLRLTRLGLTAPDLGSAMQPVLDALLSGAGAQVAGYYQWWAQDQVYRVRAESGTRPSTLPLRGLAPGLPLVQALHGSAEPLFIPDVRAHPAARSFAWPGLHAMIAAPVHDREGTLIGALLLLGFTPQPWPAGAPALVRSVTGLIALLAARLDAEERERAAHEHALRALGLCLEARSAETHGHTDRVTRLATQLGQALHLSDADLCALRWGAYLHDIGKLSLPDEILHCPGPLTDEMRGRMRRHVDEGVNLARQLPFLPGEALNVVAAHHERWDGTGYPRGVGGEAIPLTARIFAVCDVFDALTSSRSYKAAWRADEALSFIQAASGTHFDPRVVRALTGVLGRAQA is encoded by the coding sequence ATGACGATGGCAGACGTTTCCGGGAACTTCGCTGAGCTGACCCTGCGGCTCACGCGACTGGGGCTGACGGCCCCGGACCTGGGCAGCGCCATGCAGCCGGTGCTGGACGCGCTGCTCTCGGGCGCGGGCGCCCAGGTGGCCGGTTACTACCAGTGGTGGGCGCAGGATCAGGTGTACCGGGTGCGCGCCGAAAGTGGCACCCGGCCCTCCACGCTGCCCCTGCGCGGGCTGGCGCCGGGGCTGCCGCTGGTGCAGGCCCTGCACGGCTCGGCCGAACCGCTGTTCATTCCCGATGTGCGCGCCCACCCGGCGGCGCGCAGCTTCGCGTGGCCGGGGCTGCACGCCATGATCGCCGCGCCCGTGCACGACCGCGAAGGCACCCTGATTGGCGCGCTGCTGCTGCTGGGCTTTACCCCGCAGCCCTGGCCCGCCGGGGCCCCGGCCCTGGTGCGCAGCGTCACGGGCCTGATTGCCCTGCTGGCTGCCCGCCTGGACGCCGAGGAACGCGAACGTGCCGCCCACGAACACGCCCTGCGCGCCCTGGGGCTGTGCCTGGAAGCCCGCAGCGCCGAGACCCACGGCCACACCGACCGCGTGACCCGGCTGGCCACGCAGCTGGGGCAAGCCCTGCACCTCAGCGACGCAGATCTGTGCGCGCTGCGCTGGGGGGCGTACCTGCACGACATTGGAAAGCTGAGCCTGCCCGACGAGATTCTGCACTGCCCCGGTCCCCTGACCGACGAGATGCGCGGGCGCATGCGCCGCCATGTGGACGAGGGGGTGAATCTGGCCCGGCAACTGCCGTTTCTGCCCGGCGAGGCCCTGAACGTGGTGGCCGCCCATCACGAACGCTGGGACGGCACCGGCTATCCCCGCGGCGTGGGCGGCGAGGCTATTCCACTGACCGCACGCATTTTTGCCGTGTGCGATGTCTTTGACGCCCTGACCAGCAGCCGCAGCTACAAGGCCGCCTGGCGCGCCGACGAGGCGCTGAGTTTTATTCAGGCGGCCAGCGGCACCCACTTTGACCCCCGGGTGGTGCGCGCGCTGACCGGCGTGCTGGGCCGGGCGCAGGCGTAA
- the glyA gene encoding serine hydroxymethyltransferase, producing MTSIAPQSTPARDTAIFDLIAQEGERQRLGLELIASENFTSAAVREAQGSLLTNKYAEGYPGKRWYGGCEVVDQVEQLAIDRVKALFGAAWANVQPHSGSSANLAVYNALIEPGSTVLGMDLSHGGHLTHGNPVNFSGLRYQIVGYKVNPETELIDMDEVRRLAHEHQPKMIIAGASAYSRTIDFAAFRAVADEVGAILFADIAHIAGLIAAGVHPNALPHAHVVASTTHKTLRGPRGGIILSNDPELGARIDRAVFPGYQGGPLEHVIAAKAVAFGEALQPEFKTYAAQVIRNAQALAAAFQEQGYRVVSGGTDNHLLVLDLRPQGLNGTKATRRLDANFITISKSTLPYDTEKILHGGGIRIGTPAVTTRGMVESDMPTIAALIDRALKGEDVKAEVHAFAGRFPLP from the coding sequence ATGACCAGCATCGCCCCGCAGTCCACCCCGGCCCGTGACACGGCCATCTTTGACCTGATTGCCCAGGAGGGCGAGCGCCAGCGCCTGGGGCTGGAACTGATCGCCTCGGAGAACTTCACCTCGGCGGCGGTGCGCGAGGCCCAGGGCTCGCTGCTGACCAACAAGTACGCCGAGGGCTACCCCGGCAAGCGCTGGTACGGCGGCTGCGAGGTTGTGGATCAGGTGGAGCAATTGGCCATTGACCGCGTCAAAGCGCTGTTTGGCGCCGCGTGGGCCAACGTGCAGCCGCACTCGGGGTCCAGCGCCAACCTCGCCGTGTACAACGCCCTGATTGAACCCGGCAGCACCGTGCTGGGCATGGACCTCTCGCACGGCGGGCACCTCACGCACGGCAACCCGGTGAACTTCTCGGGGCTGCGTTACCAGATCGTGGGCTACAAGGTGAACCCCGAAACCGAACTCATTGACATGGACGAGGTGCGCCGCCTGGCCCACGAGCACCAGCCCAAGATGATCATTGCGGGCGCCAGCGCCTACAGCCGCACCATTGACTTCGCGGCCTTCCGCGCCGTGGCCGACGAGGTGGGCGCCATTCTGTTTGCCGACATCGCCCACATTGCGGGCCTGATCGCCGCCGGGGTGCACCCCAATGCGCTGCCCCACGCGCATGTGGTGGCCAGCACCACCCACAAGACCCTGCGTGGTCCGCGCGGCGGCATCATTCTCAGCAACGACCCCGAACTGGGCGCCAGGATTGACCGCGCCGTGTTCCCCGGCTACCAGGGCGGCCCGCTGGAGCACGTGATCGCCGCCAAGGCCGTGGCCTTTGGCGAGGCGCTGCAGCCCGAATTCAAAACCTACGCCGCGCAGGTCATCAGGAACGCGCAGGCGCTGGCCGCCGCCTTTCAGGAGCAGGGCTACCGCGTGGTTTCGGGCGGCACCGACAACCACCTGCTGGTGCTGGACCTGCGCCCCCAGGGCCTGAACGGCACCAAGGCCACCCGGCGGCTGGACGCCAACTTTATTACCATCTCCAAATCCACCCTGCCCTACGACACGGAAAAGATTCTGCATGGCGGCGGCATCCGGATCGGCACGCCGGCCGTCACCACGCGCGGCATGGTGGAGAGCGATATGCCCACCATCGCCGCCCTGATTGACCGCGCGCTGAAGGGCGAGGATGTGAAGGCGGAAGTCCACGCCTTCGCCGGGCGCTTTCCCCTGCCCTGA
- a CDS encoding potassium/proton antiporter produces the protein MGEVHAEGYLLAAGVLLLVSLLVSRLGGRLGIPGLLLFLGVGMLFGSDGLGIQFQDYGLAQAIGTVALCFILFQGGLDTNWAMTRPVVRRGLSLATVGVLATAGVMAAFTHFAFGFPWLTAWLLGAIVSSTDASAVFSVLKERNLGLKGDIDPLLEFESGGNDPMAVFLTVGILELMAHPGQGVLSIAPLFLKEMALGALLGLGLGRAALWLLNRVQLQFEGLYSVLMLALALIIFAGTAVLGGSGFLAIYIAGVLLGNADFIHKRSLINFHDGLSWLMQVGMFLTLGLLVNPHELLPTAGLALACSLVLVFVARPISVYLSLANARMPLNEKSMVAWVGLRGAVPIVLATFPLVAGIPEARTLFNIVFFIVLTSVLLQGTTLTLVARWLHVREAIPERANYPISYTPTGHNKNEMVEVEVAPGSRADGGRIVDLHLPPEALVILVHRAGEFLIPKGATQLLAGDSVLVLAGDEELQAVRQMLGRP, from the coding sequence ATGGGTGAAGTTCACGCCGAAGGCTACCTGCTGGCCGCCGGGGTGCTGCTGCTCGTCAGCCTGCTGGTCAGCCGGCTGGGCGGGCGACTGGGCATTCCGGGACTGCTGCTGTTTCTGGGCGTGGGCATGCTGTTTGGCAGCGACGGCCTGGGCATTCAGTTTCAGGATTACGGACTGGCGCAGGCCATCGGCACCGTGGCGCTGTGCTTCATTCTGTTTCAGGGCGGCCTGGACACCAACTGGGCCATGACCCGCCCGGTGGTGCGCCGGGGCCTGAGCCTGGCCACGGTGGGCGTGCTGGCCACCGCCGGCGTCATGGCCGCTTTTACCCACTTCGCCTTTGGCTTTCCCTGGCTGACCGCGTGGCTGCTGGGGGCCATTGTCAGCAGCACGGATGCCAGCGCCGTGTTCTCGGTACTGAAGGAACGCAACCTGGGCCTGAAGGGCGACATTGACCCGCTACTGGAATTCGAATCCGGCGGCAACGACCCCATGGCCGTGTTTCTGACCGTGGGCATCCTGGAACTCATGGCGCACCCGGGGCAGGGCGTGCTGAGCATCGCGCCGCTGTTTCTCAAGGAAATGGCGCTGGGCGCGCTGCTGGGCCTGGGGCTGGGGCGCGCGGCGCTGTGGCTGCTCAACCGCGTGCAGTTGCAGTTTGAAGGACTGTACTCGGTGCTGATGCTGGCGCTGGCCCTGATTATCTTCGCGGGCACGGCCGTGCTGGGCGGCAGCGGCTTTCTGGCCATCTACATTGCAGGCGTGCTGCTGGGCAACGCCGACTTTATTCACAAGCGCTCCCTGATCAACTTTCACGACGGCCTGTCGTGGCTGATGCAGGTGGGCATGTTCCTGACACTGGGGCTGCTGGTCAATCCGCATGAACTGCTCCCCACCGCAGGGCTGGCCCTGGCCTGCTCGCTGGTGCTGGTGTTCGTGGCCCGGCCCATCAGCGTGTACCTGTCGCTGGCGAACGCCCGCATGCCGCTGAACGAGAAAAGCATGGTGGCCTGGGTGGGCCTGCGCGGCGCGGTGCCCATCGTGCTGGCCACCTTTCCGCTGGTGGCGGGCATCCCGGAAGCGCGTACCCTCTTTAACATCGTCTTTTTTATTGTGCTGACCAGTGTGCTGCTGCAGGGCACCACCCTGACCCTGGTGGCCCGCTGGCTGCACGTGCGCGAGGCCATCCCCGAACGCGCCAACTACCCCATTTCCTACACGCCCACCGGCCACAACAAGAACGAGATGGTGGAGGTGGAAGTGGCGCCCGGCAGCCGCGCCGACGGCGGCCGCATCGTGGACCTGCACCTGCCCCCCGAGGCCCTGGTGATTCTGGTGCACCGCGCCGGCGAATTCCTGATTCCCAAAGGCGCCACCCAGCTGCTGGCCGGCGACAGCGTACTGGTGCTGGCGGGTGACGAGGAACTGCAGGCCGTGCGGCAGATGCTGGGGCGGCCATAA